One region of Vitis vinifera cultivar Pinot Noir 40024 chromosome 1, ASM3070453v1 genomic DNA includes:
- the LOC100257833 gene encoding non-functional NADPH-dependent codeinone reductase 2: MADIAGKPVGSGHARIPLLGFGTAVFPFTASETMKESILHAIKLGYRHIDAAAIYNSEPPVGEAIAEALGLGLIKSRAELFITSKLWCTDAHPDLVLPALRRTLKNLGLEYLDLYLIHFPVSLKPGSCEVPFEEKDLLPLDFKSVWEAMEECQSLGLSKLIGVSNFSCKKLQDLLVTAKISPAVNQVEMNPLWQQKKLREFCNGKGIHVTAYSPLGGRGTLWGTNRVLDCKVLQEIAQAKGKTVAQICLRWALEQDVSILVKSFNKERIEENLEILDWKLSPEESQKIDDIEQQRGFLAPMFVSEHGPYKSLEDFWDGEL, encoded by the exons ATGGCTGATATTGCCGGCAAGCCGGTGGGCTCAGGCCATGCTAGAATTCCACTCTTGGGTTTTGGAACTGCTGTATTTCCTTTCACTGCATCAGAAACCATGAAAGAATCCATTCTCCATGCCATCAAACTGGGCTACAGACACATCGACGCCGCTGCTATTTACAACTCGGAGCCTCCCGTGGGTGAAGCGATTGCGGAAGCTTTAGGCCTTGGCCTGATCAAATCAAGGGCGGAGCTATTCATCACGTCAAAGCTTTGGTGCACCGACGCACACCCTGACCTAGTCCTCCCTGCACTACGCAGAACTCTCAA GAATCTTGGGTTGGAATACCTTGATCTGTACCTCATACATTTCCCGGTGAGCTTGAAGCCTGGGAGTTGTGAGGTGCCCTTTGAAGAGAAGGATCTTCTTCCTCTGGATTTCAAGTCTGTTTGGGAAGCCATGGAGGAGTGTCAAAGCCTCGGTCTATCAAAATTGATAGGAGTAAGCAACTTTTCTTGCAAGAAGCTGCAGGACCTGCTGGTCACTGCAAAGATTTCACCCGCTGTCAATCAA GTGGAGATGAATCCACTATGGCAGCAGAAGAAGCTGAGGGAGTTCTGTAATGGCAAGGGCATCCATGTCACAGCCTACTCCCCATTAGGTGGCAGAGGAACTCTTTGGGGAACTAACCGAGTCCTTGACTGTAAGGTGCTGCAAGAGATTGCTCAGGCGAAAGGAAAGACAGTAGCTCAG ATATGTTTGAGGTGGGCTTTGGAGCAAGATGTGAGTATTCTGGTGAAGAGCTTCAACAAGGAGAGGATAGAAGAGAACCTTGAGATATTGGATTGGAAGTTGAGCCCGGAAGAGTCCCAAAAGATCGATGATATTGAACAGCAAAGAGGGTTTCTTGCACCTATGTTCGTATCAGAACATGGTCCTTACAAATCCCTCGAGGACTTCTGGGACGGAGAACTTTAG